A stretch of Brassica rapa cultivar Chiifu-401-42 chromosome A08, CAAS_Brap_v3.01, whole genome shotgun sequence DNA encodes these proteins:
- the LOC117127421 gene encoding uncharacterized protein LOC117127421 codes for MKISAAPTIPSVASMKPIGQSGVSGDSSSTKRNGKAVVCSDVPSDNSDRVVFFKDVTFGPQEDELRFRLIHFWEAKHAFSKILMGLEMLLVDAEGTVIQGFIPPSRMDTYLRHMKPGSTYRLTNFFGSKTKKVYRVADPDVTIAFSWKSVLSDLTDTSTWFPEDRFRFHGYEQFEAACDLKGDLYDFIGHIKLVNEQALNESFVLDEVEIASDRRILVHVQTHDGPVMKLYIWDKVATAFCEKFISLGKPPSVIMVTTVNPKRLGGALSLSSLSSSRVFFDTDVHQTREYLAWLESNSEVANRVNAEIVTKAETATIGELLTYMKQEGAKVAWFECTATIDDVVRGSAWYYIACGGCKTKATKGPTTLMCRKCGKTEITGAAEYLSKLSVYDNNDHASFVLLGDAGFELTGKKASVLVESYYEANEGSGDDHVVPVPQVLIDTIGQKRTFVIKISKHNLEGKTQALTVTKVLPLEVPALGYDLAADVVVSPTADEGVKRGADMIVSDDAKRAKSG; via the exons ATGAAAATCTCCGCCGCACCGACGATCCCCTCCGTCGCATCGATGAAACCTATTGGCCAATCCGGTGTCTCCGGTGATTCCTCTTCGACAAAACGTAACGGCAAGGCCGTTGTCTGCTCCGATGTCCCCTCCGACAACAGCGATCGCGTCGTGTTCTTCAAAGATGTGACGTTTGGACCACAAGAAGACGAGTTAAGATTTCGTCTGATCCATTTTTGGGAGGCAAAACACGCATTCTCGAAGATACTTATGGGTCTAGAGATGCTTCTGGTCGACGCAGAG GGCACTGTGATTCAGGGATTCATCCCACCATCAAGGATGGACACTTATCTACGACACATGAAGCCCGGTTCCACCTACAGACTTACCAATTTTTTTGGTTCTAAGACCAAGAAGGTGTACCGGGTTGCTGATCCAGACGTGACCATTGCGTTCTCATGGAAGTCTGTCCTCTCCGATCTCACAGACACTTCGACTTGGTTTCCTGAAGACCGTTTTCGTTTCCATGGTTATGAACAGTTCGAAGCGGCCTGTGACCTCAAAGGGGATCTGTATG ATTTTATTGGTCATATCAAATTGGTGAATGAGCAGGCTCTTAACGAGAGTTTTGTGCTTGATGAAGTTGAGATAGCTTCTGATCGGCGAATTTTGGTTCATGTTCAGACACATGA TGGTCCTGTGATGAAGCTCTACATATGGGACAAGGTAGCAACAGCCTTTTGCGAGAAGTTTATATCGCTTGGAAAACCTCCGAGTGTTATCATGGTGACAACTGTGAATCCTAAGCGATTAGGAG GTGCTTTGTCTCTGTCATCCCTATCATCTTCACGGGTTTTTTTTGATACGGATGTTCATCAAACCAGGGAGTATCTGGCTTG GCTTGAATCAAACTCGGAAGTTGCTAATAGAGTTAATGCTGAGATTGTCACCAAGGCTGAGACAGCTACAATAGGTGAGCTACTCACTTACATGAAGCAGGAAGGAGCGAAG GTTGCTTGGTTCGAGTGTACGGCCACCATTGATGATGTTGTGCGTGGCTCAGCTTGGTACTACATTGCTTGTGGTGGATGCAAGACTAAAGCTACTAAAGGACCTACCACGCTTATGTGTAGGAAGTGTGGAAAGACTGAGATTACTGGTGCTGCAGA GTATCTCAGCAAGCTATCTGTCTATGACAACAATGATCATGCGAGCTTTGTACTTCTCGGTGACGCTGGGTTTGAGTTAACTGGGAAGAAAGCATCTGTATTGGTTGAGAGTTACTATGAG gCTAATGAGGGATCAGGAGATGATCATGTAGTCCCGGTGCCTCAAGTCCTTATTGACACCATCGGACAGAAACGCACGTTCGTTATCAAGATATCAAAGCACAACTTGGAAGGCAAGACTCAAGCTTTGACTGTCACCAAGGTACTCCCTCTCGAGGTTCCAGCACTTGGATACGATTTAGCCGCCGACGTGGTTGTCTCTCCTACTGCAGATGAGGGGGTGAAAAGAGGTGCTGATATGATTGTGTCAGATGATGCTAAGCGTGCAAAAAGTGGCTGA
- the LOC108869284 gene encoding uncharacterized protein LOC108869284 isoform X1 — MNSNSKNSASGDLISKKPNGKDAVSSAAPVKPSAASMKPSAAAMKISAAPTIPSVASMKPIGQSGVSGDSSSTKRNGKAVVCSDVPSDNSDRVVFFKDVTFGPQEDELRFRLIHFWEAKHAFSKILMGLEMLLVDAEGTVIQGFIPPSRMDTYLRHMKPGSTYRLTNFFGSKTKKVYRVADPDVTIAFSWKSVLSDLTDTSTWFPEDRFRFHGYEQFEAACDLKGDLYDFIGHIKLVNEQALNESFVLDEVEIASDRRILVHVQTHDGPVMKLYIWDKVATAFCEKFISLGKPPSVIMVTTVNPKRLGGALSLSSLSSSRVFFDTDVHQTREYLAWYVFIFIFAPFTLIYRLCCLFYFLNISRLESNSEVANRVNAEIVTKAETATIGELLTYMKQEGAKVAWFECTATIDDVVRGSAWYYIACGGCKTKATKGPTTLMCRKCGKTEITGAAEYLSKLSVYDNNDHASFVLLGDAGFELTGKKASVLVESYYEANEGSGDDHVVPVPQVLIDTIGQKRTFVIKISKHNLEGKTQALTVTKVLPLEVPALGYDLAADVVVSPTADEGVKRGADMIVSDDAKRAKSG; from the exons ATGAATTCCAACAGCAAAAACTCCGCATCCGGCGATCTTATCTCCAAGAAACCTAACGGGAAGGACGCTGTCTCCTCCGCCGCACCGGTCAAACCCTCCGCCGCATCGATGAAACCCTCCGCCGCGGCGATGAAAATCTCCGCCGCACCGACGATCCCCTCCGTCGCATCGATGAAACCTATTGGCCAATCCGGTGTCTCCGGTGATTCCTCTTCGACAAAACGTAACGGCAAGGCCGTTGTCTGCTCCGATGTCCCCTCCGACAACAGCGATCGCGTCGTGTTCTTCAAAGATGTGACGTTTGGACCACAAGAAGACGAGTTAAGATTTCGTCTGATCCATTTTTGGGAGGCAAAACACGCATTCTCGAAGATACTTATGGGTCTAGAGATGCTTCTGGTCGACGCAGAG GGCACTGTGATTCAGGGATTCATCCCACCATCAAGGATGGACACTTATCTACGACACATGAAGCCCGGTTCCACCTACAGACTTACCAATTTTTTTGGTTCTAAGACCAAGAAGGTGTACCGGGTTGCTGATCCAGACGTGACCATTGCGTTCTCATGGAAGTCTGTCCTCTCCGATCTCACAGACACTTCGACTTGGTTTCCTGAAGACCGTTTTCGTTTCCATGGTTATGAACAGTTCGAAGCGGCCTGTGACCTCAAAGGGGATCTGTATG ATTTTATTGGTCATATCAAATTGGTGAATGAGCAGGCTCTTAACGAGAGTTTTGTGCTTGATGAAGTTGAGATAGCTTCTGATCGGCGAATTTTGGTTCATGTTCAGACACATGA TGGTCCTGTGATGAAGCTCTACATATGGGACAAGGTAGCAACAGCCTTTTGCGAGAAGTTTATATCGCTTGGAAAACCTCCGAGTGTTATCATGGTGACAACTGTGAATCCTAAGCGATTAGGAG GTGCTTTGTCTCTGTCATCCCTATCATCTTCACGGGTTTTTTTTGATACGGATGTTCATCAAACCAGGGAGTATCTGGCTTGGTATGTATTCATCTTTATATTTGCACCGTTTACGTTAATCTACCGACTGTGttgcttattttattttttgaacatttctAGGCTTGAATCAAACTCGGAAGTTGCTAATAGAGTTAATGCTGAGATTGTCACCAAGGCTGAGACAGCTACAATAGGTGAGCTACTCACTTACATGAAGCAGGAAGGAGCGAAG GTTGCTTGGTTCGAGTGTACGGCCACCATTGATGATGTTGTGCGTGGCTCAGCTTGGTACTACATTGCTTGTGGTGGATGCAAGACTAAAGCTACTAAAGGACCTACCACGCTTATGTGTAGGAAGTGTGGAAAGACTGAGATTACTGGTGCTGCAGA GTATCTCAGCAAGCTATCTGTCTATGACAACAATGATCATGCGAGCTTTGTACTTCTCGGTGACGCTGGGTTTGAGTTAACTGGGAAGAAAGCATCTGTATTGGTTGAGAGTTACTATGAG gCTAATGAGGGATCAGGAGATGATCATGTAGTCCCGGTGCCTCAAGTCCTTATTGACACCATCGGACAGAAACGCACGTTCGTTATCAAGATATCAAAGCACAACTTGGAAGGCAAGACTCAAGCTTTGACTGTCACCAAGGTACTCCCTCTCGAGGTTCCAGCACTTGGATACGATTTAGCCGCCGACGTGGTTGTCTCTCCTACTGCAGATGAGGGGGTGAAAAGAGGTGCTGATATGATTGTGTCAGATGATGCTAAGCGTGCAAAAAGTGGCTGA
- the LOC108869284 gene encoding uncharacterized protein LOC108869284 isoform X2, whose amino-acid sequence MNSNSKNSASGDLISKKPNGKDAVSSAAPVKPSAASMKPSAAAMKISAAPTIPSVASMKPIGQSGVSGDSSSTKRNGKAVVCSDVPSDNSDRVVFFKDVTFGPQEDELRFRLIHFWEAKHAFSKILMGLEMLLVDAEGTVIQGFIPPSRMDTYLRHMKPGSTYRLTNFFGSKTKKVYRVADPDVTIAFSWKSVLSDLTDTSTWFPEDRFRFHGYEQFEAACDLKGDLYDFIGHIKLVNEQALNESFVLDEVEIASDRRILVHVQTHDGPVMKLYIWDKVATAFCEKFISLGKPPSVIMVTTVNPKRLGGALSLSSLSSSRVFFDTDVHQTREYLAWLESNSEVANRVNAEIVTKAETATIGELLTYMKQEGAKVAWFECTATIDDVVRGSAWYYIACGGCKTKATKGPTTLMCRKCGKTEITGAAEYLSKLSVYDNNDHASFVLLGDAGFELTGKKASVLVESYYEANEGSGDDHVVPVPQVLIDTIGQKRTFVIKISKHNLEGKTQALTVTKVLPLEVPALGYDLAADVVVSPTADEGVKRGADMIVSDDAKRAKSG is encoded by the exons ATGAATTCCAACAGCAAAAACTCCGCATCCGGCGATCTTATCTCCAAGAAACCTAACGGGAAGGACGCTGTCTCCTCCGCCGCACCGGTCAAACCCTCCGCCGCATCGATGAAACCCTCCGCCGCGGCGATGAAAATCTCCGCCGCACCGACGATCCCCTCCGTCGCATCGATGAAACCTATTGGCCAATCCGGTGTCTCCGGTGATTCCTCTTCGACAAAACGTAACGGCAAGGCCGTTGTCTGCTCCGATGTCCCCTCCGACAACAGCGATCGCGTCGTGTTCTTCAAAGATGTGACGTTTGGACCACAAGAAGACGAGTTAAGATTTCGTCTGATCCATTTTTGGGAGGCAAAACACGCATTCTCGAAGATACTTATGGGTCTAGAGATGCTTCTGGTCGACGCAGAG GGCACTGTGATTCAGGGATTCATCCCACCATCAAGGATGGACACTTATCTACGACACATGAAGCCCGGTTCCACCTACAGACTTACCAATTTTTTTGGTTCTAAGACCAAGAAGGTGTACCGGGTTGCTGATCCAGACGTGACCATTGCGTTCTCATGGAAGTCTGTCCTCTCCGATCTCACAGACACTTCGACTTGGTTTCCTGAAGACCGTTTTCGTTTCCATGGTTATGAACAGTTCGAAGCGGCCTGTGACCTCAAAGGGGATCTGTATG ATTTTATTGGTCATATCAAATTGGTGAATGAGCAGGCTCTTAACGAGAGTTTTGTGCTTGATGAAGTTGAGATAGCTTCTGATCGGCGAATTTTGGTTCATGTTCAGACACATGA TGGTCCTGTGATGAAGCTCTACATATGGGACAAGGTAGCAACAGCCTTTTGCGAGAAGTTTATATCGCTTGGAAAACCTCCGAGTGTTATCATGGTGACAACTGTGAATCCTAAGCGATTAGGAG GTGCTTTGTCTCTGTCATCCCTATCATCTTCACGGGTTTTTTTTGATACGGATGTTCATCAAACCAGGGAGTATCTGGCTTG GCTTGAATCAAACTCGGAAGTTGCTAATAGAGTTAATGCTGAGATTGTCACCAAGGCTGAGACAGCTACAATAGGTGAGCTACTCACTTACATGAAGCAGGAAGGAGCGAAG GTTGCTTGGTTCGAGTGTACGGCCACCATTGATGATGTTGTGCGTGGCTCAGCTTGGTACTACATTGCTTGTGGTGGATGCAAGACTAAAGCTACTAAAGGACCTACCACGCTTATGTGTAGGAAGTGTGGAAAGACTGAGATTACTGGTGCTGCAGA GTATCTCAGCAAGCTATCTGTCTATGACAACAATGATCATGCGAGCTTTGTACTTCTCGGTGACGCTGGGTTTGAGTTAACTGGGAAGAAAGCATCTGTATTGGTTGAGAGTTACTATGAG gCTAATGAGGGATCAGGAGATGATCATGTAGTCCCGGTGCCTCAAGTCCTTATTGACACCATCGGACAGAAACGCACGTTCGTTATCAAGATATCAAAGCACAACTTGGAAGGCAAGACTCAAGCTTTGACTGTCACCAAGGTACTCCCTCTCGAGGTTCCAGCACTTGGATACGATTTAGCCGCCGACGTGGTTGTCTCTCCTACTGCAGATGAGGGGGTGAAAAGAGGTGCTGATATGATTGTGTCAGATGATGCTAAGCGTGCAAAAAGTGGCTGA